The Nitrospirota bacterium genome contains the following window.
CGCCCGGAGCAGCGCCCGGAGCAGCGCCTTTACGGTTTCTGGATTCGCCTTTGCAAAGTCCTGGCCGGCTGCGATATTCCACCATACCTTATAGATGCTTTCGTTCGAGAGCGTTACCGCATTGCTTCCCAGCAGACGCTGCTGTGCGATCATATAGGGAGGCCACGTCACTGCAGCATCGATCTCCCCCCTTACCAACGCCTCGGTCATCCTCTCCGGGCTCACGCCGATCATCCTGACCCGGTCTTCCGCTATACCGTTGAACGTCAGATAGATAAAGAGATAATACTCAGCGGTGGTACCGGCACTCACCCCGATCCGCTTCCCTTCCAGATCGTGCGGGACTGCTATGCCCCTGTCTTTCCGTGCCACGATGTTCATGTACCTCCTCGAATCGGCGATCGTGGCGACGATGCATATCCTTTCATCTCTCGCCGCCGCAAACATGACCGGCGTCTCCGCAACAGTGGCGAACTCCGCTCTTCCGCTGACAAGGGCAGCAAGCGCGTCCCGGCCCGAAGTGTGCGGCTGGAGGACTGCCTGCAAGCCCTCGCTCTCGAAGAACCCCTTCGCATGGGCCACATACACCGGGGCCGACAAGGGCTGCATCGAGACGGCTACGGTCATCTTCTCGGGCTCTTCCTTTTTGCAGCCGGACAGGATCCCGATAACGCTGCCGAGCACCAGCGCAATGACCACCGTTCCCGCTATTTTCGGCATGAAGAGCCGCGACATCTCTCCTCCCTTACCCGTACCATGGTTCGAGCGCGTAGGGCGAAACCAAGGACTTCAATTTTTACTCTATAATGAATTCTTTGTACAAAACAACGAAGCAGTAACGCTATCCGGGCAATGCGTTGCAAGGTTAGGAAGTCCAGGCAGACTGCGGTATCACGAGGTCGAACAACCGGCGAAAAAACAATGATAATTCTTTATAGCTCAATAGTATCATGTTCCTCGAGAAGTGTATATTCCCGTGGCGGCTATGCTACAATGTACGCATGAAAAGCATGATAGGGTTCGTTGTTTTTGTGCTTCTTGTCCTGGGACTGCTCTACGCCGTCTCGGGCAAACGGTATACGCAGGTGCCTGATGATGTGCTCCACCGGAATGTGGAGCTCACCGACAGCGCTGCATGCCTGAAGTGCCACGGCCCCGGGAGAGAGGCGGCACTGAAGCCGGACCATCCGCCTAAGTACGAATGCCACCAGTGCCACAAGCCGAAGAGAATCCGCCGGTAGCGCCTCCGACCCCTTCCAGCGGCTGAAGGATCGAGCAGGCTGAGGGCCTCACGGCCCCAGCCTCTCACCCCACCGTACGTGCCGTTCGGCATACGGCGGTTCCTGTCAGCTCGCTCTGTTATTGCCTCTTCGCCTGTTGTAATATAAGCACCCAGCCATACCTTGCGGAT
Protein-coding sequences here:
- a CDS encoding ABC transporter substrate-binding protein is translated as MSRLFMPKIAGTVVIALVLGSVIGILSGCKKEEPEKMTVAVSMQPLSAPVYVAHAKGFFESEGLQAVLQPHTSGRDALAALVSGRAEFATVAETPVMFAAARDERICIVATIADSRRYMNIVARKDRGIAVPHDLEGKRIGVSAGTTAEYYLFIYLTFNGIAEDRVRMIGVSPERMTEALVRGEIDAAVTWPPYMIAQQRLLGSNAVTLSNESIYKVWWNIAAGQDFAKANPETVKALLRALLRAERYIKDNPAEASRIVARFIGQDPGSLGDYNFDVQLGQALILDLEDQARWAIRNRLIPVEGVPNFLRLLCTEGLEAVAPGSVMVTHK